GAGCTGGGCTTTAAGGAGAGGTACGCCGCGGACCTCTACGAGGGCTTATTTTCATCCGCTGGTTTTGAGGTAGTAAAGGGAGTCGGCGAGATGGAGACAGCGTTGGTGGCTACCTGGGGTGACGGTGGACCGAACATAGGCTTTTTAGGGGAGTACGATGCCCTGCCGGGGGTCACTAAAGACGGAGAGGTCGGCCACGGCTGCGGCCATAACCTACTGGGAGCCGCCGCCGCTGGCTCCGCACTGGCCCTAGCTGAGCTACTGAAGGAGAAGGGCCTTCCGGGCAGGGTAACCTTCTACGGCTGTCCTGCGGAGGAGAACGGTGGAGGCAAAGTCTACATGGCCCGAGAAGGGTGTTTTTTCGATCTAGACGCCGCCATAACCTGGCATCCCTGGGACTTCAACGCCCTTTGGGCCGCCAGTAGTCTGGCCCTTAACGCCTGCGACATAACCTTCCACGGCAAGTCCGCCCATGCAGCGGCATCACCGCAGGAGGGCAGGAGCGCACTGGACGGGGCTATACTCATGGACGTAGGGGTGAACTACCTTCGGGAACACATGATCCAGGAGGCCAGGATCCACAGCGTCATATCCTCCGGCGGCGACACCCCTAACGTGGTACCAGCCAAGGCCACCATCTGCTATTACGTCAGGACCCCGAGGCGAGATCAGATAGAGCCCCTTTTTCAGAGGGTCGTGAACTGCGCAAAAGGAGCGGCCCTTATGACCGACACGTCGGTAGAGGTGAAGATAACCAACGCCCTTTACGACTATCTCCCCAACGAGACCTTAGGAGAGGTAGCGAGGGACGTCATGGCTGAACTGGAGGGCCCGGAGTTCGACGGCGAGGACCTAGCCCTGGCCAAAGAGATACAGTCCACCCTGCCGGAAGGAGCGGTAAAGGCGGCTCTCAGAGGCTATCGCACTACCTCCGAACACCTCGGAGAGAACCTCAGCTCGGTTATCATGGACGACAACGGACCTCTAGGTGGGGGAAAGACCATATCAGGCTCCACCGATGTAGG
The uncultured Dethiosulfovibrio sp. genome window above contains:
- a CDS encoding amidohydrolase, translating into MKKTLMDKLDDLRSTMERAALDIWKHPELGFKERYAADLYEGLFSSAGFEVVKGVGEMETALVATWGDGGPNIGFLGEYDALPGVTKDGEVGHGCGHNLLGAAAAGSALALAELLKEKGLPGRVTFYGCPAEENGGGKVYMAREGCFFDLDAAITWHPWDFNALWAASSLALNACDITFHGKSAHAAASPQEGRSALDGAILMDVGVNYLREHMIQEARIHSVISSGGDTPNVVPAKATICYYVRTPRRDQIEPLFQRVVNCAKGAALMTDTSVEVKITNALYDYLPNETLGEVARDVMAELEGPEFDGEDLALAKEIQSTLPEGAVKAALRGYRTTSEHLGENLSSVIMDDNGPLGGGKTISGSTDVGDVSYIAPTIQMAIASMPIGVPAHTWQSTQAFGSPMGLKGMFFASKAMALTGLRLIEDGEILKKAKKELEVARGGPYVSPLPPEARPKMG